A region from the Brassica napus cultivar Da-Ae chromosome C8, Da-Ae, whole genome shotgun sequence genome encodes:
- the LOC106433183 gene encoding protein IQ-DOMAIN 32, with protein MGRSPASSCLRIIACAGGDDAAEPAANSLESKSSGDKRGWSFRKKSGKQRGVTITSVAVSETSPASRTRETLESALLKSPSPDNNNVVDEKQTFSVVDDEKKKKSQLPVAYVAEPVDLNKATEVAVLVESKGTETEEDDLIENELQSKLEGADATVIEKDSTPEVEKDDVIIITKEVDDSVVIIIQAAIRGFLARRELLRRKKVVKLQAAVRGHLVRNQAMGSLRCIQAIVKMQTLVRARHSAKDGSRVSAISDKAESNAAAQKLLENKFAKHLMESTPKTKPISIKCDPTKPSSAWSWLERWMSVSKPEKTPKPDLATEETNNAKVSSQVDLVSSDSTLETEAETGFSSKVVDHHVELSETEKTSQCDSPQASVEVDHDLMIQSHPPAAKDTEAGYVDEQPKHSLKRKASNPSFAAAKSKFEELTSSSAGSNKAMTLSSKEGKTDIDSLEADTTTTKKDQSVEEVTPAENNGSECGTELSVTSSLDSLDKKSDFEGAESKVEAKLLENGTPKTDQAELIEIDVNSKTPLTTVENSKEKAENVKDEAEVSVTQHESVITTPDSKKRRAEDESGPQANSLPEEAVTPMTITESQATPASQASSSVNARKEKSGKSGSSRKRKVSKKIASSPKQETDTTTEQEGKEQRSGRRNSFGYDQEARDSCSGGKNSIPRFMQPTQSAKAKVQEHNSPRSSPDVQEREVSVKKRHSLPVVANGKQVSPRIQRSASQAQPGKDRKWQR; from the exons ATGGGAagatctccagcttcttcttgTCTCCGTATCATCGCTTGCGCCGGCGGAGACGACGCCGCCGAGCCTGCGGCTAATTCTCTAGAG AGTAAGAGCTCTGGTGATAAGCGAGGATGGAGTTTCAGGAAGAAATCTGGGAAGCAGCGAGGGGTGACGATCACTAGCGTTGCTGTCTCTGAGACTAGTCCTGCTTCTAGGACTAGAGAGACTCTTGAGTCTGCTCTTCTCAAGTCTCCATCTCCTGATAATAATAACGTTGTAGATGAAAAGCAGACGTTCTCTGTTGTTgatgatgagaagaagaagaagagtcagTTGCCTGTTGCCTATGTGGCCGAGCCTGTGGATTTGAACAAAGCTACGGAGGTGGCGGTTCTTGTGGAATCCAAGGGGActgaaactgaggaggatgatTTGATTGAGAATGAATTGCAATCTAAGCTGGAAGGAGCAGATGCAACTGTGATCGAGAAAGACAGTACTCCTGAGGTTGAAAAAGATGATGTGATCATTATTACAAAAGAAGTTGATGATTCTGTTGTCATTATCATCCAAGCTGCTATACGTGGATTCTTG GCGAGAAGAGAGCTTTTGAGGCGCAAGAAAGTTGTGAAACTTCAAGCTGCTGTACGTGGCCACCTCGTTAGGAACCAGGCCATGGGATCACTGCGTTGTATCCAAGCTATTGTCAAAATGCAGACGCTGGTCCGTGCTCGTCATTCCGCCAAAGATGGAAGCCGTGTTTCAGCTATCTCG GATAAGGCGGAATCAAATGCAGCAGCACAAAAGCTTCTCGAGAACAAGTTTGCTAAACAT CTAATGGAGTCAACTCCAAAGACGAAGCCTATCAGCATTAAGTGTGATCCAACAAAGCCTAGCTCTGCTTGGAGCTGGTTGGAGAGGTGGATGTCTGTTTCAAAGCCTGAGAAGACTCCAAAACCAGATTTGGCGACGGAAGAGACCAACAATGCCAAGGTATCATCTCAAGTTGACTTGGTGAGCTCTGACTCAACCTTAGAGACCGAAGCTGAAACTGGTTTCTCAAGTAAGGTAGTAGACCATCATGTGGAGCTATCTGAGACAGAGAAAACGAGCCAATGTGATTCACCGCAAGCATCTGTAGAGGTTGATCATGACTTGATGATCCAGTCTCATCCACCTGCTGCTAAGGATACCGAAGCTGGATATGTGGATGAACAGCCTAAACATTCTTTGAAGCGCAAGGCTAGTAATCCTTCTTTCGCTGCAGCGAAATCAAAGTTTGAGGAGCTAACTTCATCATCTGCTGGTTCAAACAAAGCAATGACGCTTTCTTCTAAAGAAGGCAAAACGGATATAGATTCTTTAGAGGCTGACACTACAACCACTAAAAAAGATCAGTCTGTGGAAGAGGTTACTCCAGCGGAGAACAATGGATCTGAGTGTGGAACTGAACTCTCTGTAACTTCTTCTCTTGATTCACTTGACAAGAAGTCAGACTTTGAGGGTGCAGAGTCCAAGGTTGAAGCTAAGCTTCTAGAAAACGGCACTCCCAAAACAGACCAAGCAGAGCTGATTGAAATTGATGTGAATTCTAAAACTCCTTTGACCACTGTAGAGAACTCTAAGGAGAAAGCTGAGAATGTTAAGGATGAAGCTGAGGTTTCAGTGACACAGCATGAATCGGTTATCACTACACCAGATTCCAAAAAGAGACGTGCAGAAGATGAATCAGGTCCTCAAGCAAACTCGTTACCTGAGGAAGCTGTGACTCCGATGACAATCACCGAATCTCAGGCAACGCCGGCAAGTCAAGCATCTTCCTCGGTTAATGCAAGAAAGGAAAAATCAGGTAAGAGTGGTTCAAGCCGGAAGAGGAAAGTTAGCAAGAAAATAGCGTCAagtcccaaacaggaaactgatACCACAACAGAACAAGAAGGGAAAGAACAGAGAAGCGGGAGAAGAAACTCTTTTGGGTATGATCAAGAAGCAAGAGATAGCTGCAGCGGGGGGAAAAACTCTATTCCGAGGTTCATGCAGCCAACACAGTCGGCGAAAGCTAAGGTTCAGGAACATAACTCACCGAGATCAAGCCCTGATGTTCAGGAAAGAGAGGTTTCGGTCAAGAAGAGACATTCATTGCCTGTTGTTGCTAACGGGAAACAAGTATCTCCTAGAATCCAACGGTCTGCATCTCAAGCACAACCAGGAAAGG ATAGAAAATGGCAGAGATGA